One genomic region from Methanocaldococcus fervens AG86 encodes:
- the crcB gene encoding fluoride efflux transporter CrcB, whose translation MVRELLLIGVGGFFGAVFRYIISGIIPVKFGIPTGTLAVNLIGSFILGFLLYSSLFTSISTEYKLFIGTGFCGALTTFSTFSYETFALIDEGLLIKSLLNILINVIGCLIMVYFGRVLALIIFK comes from the coding sequence ATGGTTAGGGAGCTGTTATTAATAGGCGTTGGAGGATTTTTTGGAGCTGTATTTAGGTATATAATTAGTGGAATTATTCCAGTAAAATTTGGCATACCTACTGGAACTTTGGCAGTTAATTTAATAGGAAGTTTTATTTTAGGATTTTTGTTATATAGCTCTTTATTTACATCAATATCTACTGAATATAAGTTGTTTATTGGAACTGGTTTCTGTGGAGCTTTAACAACGTTTTCAACCTTCTCTTATGAAACTTTTGCCTTGATTGATGAAGGATTGCTAATTAAATCTCTATTAAACATATTAATCAATGTAATTGGCTGTTTAATCATGGTTTATTTTGGTAGGGTTTTAGCACTCATTATATTTAAATAG
- a CDS encoding cobalt-precorrin-7 (C(5))-methyltransferase, with protein sequence MIYIVGIGPGDKDYLTLKAVNIVENADLVVGSKRALGLFNLDEDKKIILTKNLVEELKNILNDKDTKNKNIAILSTGDPCFSGLLKTLLKIGIKKEDIEVISGISSIQIAASKLKISWEDYNIITLHGKEENREKLLNLIKNHEKVIFLPNNLRDDVKFLISNGINPETKIWVLENLTYPNEKISLKSLKEISEGEFSYLTVCVYEG encoded by the coding sequence ATGATTTACATCGTAGGCATTGGTCCTGGAGATAAAGATTATTTAACCTTGAAAGCAGTAAATATTGTTGAAAATGCTGATTTGGTTGTAGGTAGTAAGAGAGCTTTGGGATTATTTAATTTGGACGAAGATAAAAAAATAATTTTAACGAAAAATTTAGTCGAGGAATTAAAAAATATACTAAATGATAAAGATACAAAAAATAAAAATATTGCTATATTATCCACTGGAGATCCCTGCTTTAGCGGTTTGTTGAAAACACTATTAAAAATTGGCATTAAAAAAGAAGATATTGAGGTTATATCTGGCATTTCATCCATACAAATAGCAGCTTCAAAGTTAAAAATTTCTTGGGAGGATTATAATATCATAACCCTTCATGGAAAAGAAGAAAATAGGGAAAAGCTTTTAAACCTAATTAAAAATCATGAAAAAGTTATATTTTTACCAAACAATTTAAGAGATGATGTAAAATTTTTAATAAGTAATGGTATAAATCCAGAAACAAAAATATGGGTTTTAGAAAATCTAACCTATCCAAACGAAAAAATAAGCTTAAAATCTCTAAAAGAAATATCGGAAGGAGAGTTTTCCTATTTAACGGTTTGTGTTTATGAGGGGTAG
- a CDS encoding geranylgeranyl reductase family protein, whose protein sequence is MDDYDVVIIGGGPVGCITGENIKNGRVLIVEEHQSIGVPLQCAGLISKNGAKELGNPKGVVNKVRGAYICSKSNMVKIGNEEIRAYVFERKVMDKDIAIRAGKKCDFLLKAYGEIEKDKKGYKVKISHLGEKIYLNPEVVVGADGSKTITGKKLGLVNNKNREILSSCQFEMVNADCDDDFVYVFLDKRYSERFFTWIIPMGDDRVRVGLLDRGNCYNKLMKFINENETAKEILKNATITEFSSGSLPIGYLERSVKDNVLLVGDAACHVKPLSGGGLYFGAVGGKIAGEIISRYLNGEIDNLELYDKKWKEEFGNEIKNSLIIRKLFLKLKNDTLDEIIGKLKTKSELIDYINKYGDMDRQASLIIKVLKIFRFWMGFKILKDLL, encoded by the coding sequence TTGGATGACTATGATGTTGTTATCATTGGCGGAGGACCAGTAGGTTGTATTACAGGGGAGAATATAAAAAATGGTAGGGTTTTAATTGTTGAGGAGCATCAAAGTATTGGAGTTCCTTTACAATGTGCTGGATTAATAAGCAAAAATGGAGCTAAAGAGCTCGGTAATCCAAAAGGCGTTGTTAATAAAGTTAGGGGAGCTTATATTTGTTCAAAAAGCAACATGGTGAAAATTGGAAATGAGGAAATTAGGGCTTATGTTTTTGAGAGAAAAGTTATGGATAAAGATATAGCTATAAGAGCAGGAAAAAAATGTGATTTTTTATTAAAAGCTTATGGAGAAATTGAAAAAGATAAAAAAGGATATAAAGTTAAAATATCTCATTTAGGAGAAAAAATATATTTAAATCCAGAAGTTGTTGTTGGTGCTGATGGCTCTAAAACAATAACAGGAAAAAAATTGGGTTTAGTTAATAATAAAAATAGGGAGATTTTGTCGAGTTGTCAGTTTGAAATGGTTAATGCCGACTGTGACGATGATTTTGTTTATGTTTTTTTAGATAAGAGGTATTCTGAAAGGTTTTTTACATGGATTATTCCAATGGGAGATGATAGAGTTAGAGTGGGCTTATTAGATAGAGGGAACTGCTACAACAAGCTGATGAAGTTTATAAACGAAAATGAAACAGCAAAAGAGATATTGAAAAATGCAACAATAACTGAATTTTCTTCCGGTTCTCTGCCGATTGGTTATTTGGAGAGATCTGTTAAGGATAATGTTTTATTGGTTGGAGATGCCGCATGCCATGTAAAGCCTTTAAGTGGTGGAGGGCTGTATTTTGGAGCTGTTGGAGGAAAGATAGCTGGAGAAATTATTAGCAGATATTTAAATGGTGAGATAGATAATTTAGAGCTTTATGATAAAAAATGGAAGGAAGAATTTGGAAATGAGATAAAAAATAGCTTAATAATTAGAAAATTATTTTTAAAATTGAAAAATGATACTTTGGATGAGATTATTGGAAAATTAAAAACAAAAAGTGAGCTAATTGATTATATCAATAAATATGGAGATATGGATAGACAGGCATCTTTAATAATAAAGGTTTTAAAAATCTTTAGATTTTGGATGGGATTTAAAATTTTGAAAGATTTGTTATAA
- a CDS encoding DUF190 domain-containing protein translates to MIKVKILRIYLREGDKFKDDVMYKHIVKILKKEGISGATVYKGICGYGVRGIAEMDIFRLSINLPVVVECIDTEENINRVLPKLYEILKDNGLITIIDGYVYKGEIHVGEDK, encoded by the coding sequence ATGATAAAAGTGAAAATCTTGAGGATTTATTTGAGGGAGGGGGATAAGTTTAAAGATGATGTGATGTATAAACATATAGTCAAAATATTAAAAAAGGAGGGGATTAGCGGAGCTACAGTCTATAAAGGGATATGTGGTTATGGAGTTAGAGGGATAGCTGAGATGGACATATTCAGGCTGTCTATAAATCTCCCAGTAGTTGTAGAATGTATTGACACTGAAGAAAATATAAATAGGGTATTACCAAAATTATATGAAATTCTTAAAGATAATGGATTGATAACAATAATTGATGGCTACGTGTACAAAGGTGAAATTCATGTTGGAGAAGATAAATAA